TTGAGGTTTTTCAAATTCAAACACGCTTTTGCGTGAAAACATAAATTCTAAAGATCCATTGGGCACGATAGAAGCATTAGGAGTTTTGTTGAAATAGCTTTTGACATTGGCAATCGTGCGTGTAGGGTTGTCTGTCGTGCATTCAATCATCACAAGCACGCCGTGAGGAGCCTTTCCTTCATAGGTGATTTCAGTGAAGATTCCATCTTTCCCACTTGCGCGCTTGATAGCTGCTTCGATGTTGTCTTTTGGCATATTCTGAGCTTTGGCATTGGCAATAGCTGTGCGGAGCTTGGCATTCATATCTGGATCGCTTCCACCTTCTTTGGCAGCTACAGTGATTGCCTTGGCAAGTTTGGGGAAAATTTTACTCATCTTATCCCATCGTTTTTCTTTTGCGGCGCGTCTGTATTCAAATGCTCGTCCCATCAAAATCCTTATGTTTGAGATGCTAAAAGCGCGGATTCTAGCATAAGAGAGAAGAAGTTTGGATCTAATCACTAGGGGAGGAGACTAATGATGAAGAGAGAAAGGAGGAGGTGAGAAACTCACCTCCATATTTTTAAGGAAAGAGGAACAATAAAACCCTTTGCTCTAATACAGAACAAACTCCCACCCAAATCCTCCCACATTCATCACTTTAATGATGATAGGGTTTTGTTGTTCTTTGGTCTTTGTTGAAACACTTTATAGAATCTTCCAACAAAGACCCTAGCAAATGTTTAGCCCCCCCTTTTTTTTTAAGATCAGAAATTTTGCCAGAAAAATAGTCTTTTGAAGGTATCTAAATTTCTTTTTGCAGAAACTTCAAACTTTTTGATGTCATTTATGAGCTTTTGATAAAAAACTGTTTTTGAGATGGCTTTTTCTTCTTTTGTTAGTTCTTCTAGCTCTGCGATTTCTTGAAGAATCTCAGTTTCTAACATTGAAGAATCTTCTTGGATCGTCAATTCACTTTGATGTGTAATCA
This region of Helicobacter kayseriensis genomic DNA includes:
- a CDS encoding YebC/PmpR family DNA-binding transcriptional regulator codes for the protein MGRAFEYRRAAKEKRWDKMSKIFPKLAKAITVAAKEGGSDPDMNAKLRTAIANAKAQNMPKDNIEAAIKRASGKDGIFTEITYEGKAPHGVLVMIECTTDNPTRTIANVKSYFNKTPNASIVPNGSLEFMFSRKSVFEFEKPQMDLEELELSLIDYGLEELEGIEIEGKTSYVAYGDYTDFGKLNEGFESLQIPVQKASLQRIPNSPITLSEEQMSEVEKLLDRIEEDDDVQAVYTNIE